In Thermococcus sp. M39, the genomic stretch TACATAGGAGATGGGTGGATAAATTCAGAGACAAAGGGGAGCTCTATGTTTTAACAGTGGAGAATAGGGAAAAGATAAGAGAGGAAATTCTACATGAGCTCTTAAAAGTCCTAGAATCCTAGACTTCTGCCAGAACTACTGGTTTGCCTTCAATTTCAATTATCTTAGCTTTAACCCTATAGACCTTTTCTAAAATTTCCGGGTTGAGTTCCTTAACATTCCCTTTCCACTCAACTTTCCCCTCATTCAGCAGAATAATCTCATCGGAGTACTGTAATGCCAAATTTAGGTCGTGCATAACAGCAACAACAATCTTTTCTCTTTTGAGCTCTTCTAATAAATCCATTATAAGGAGTGCATGATTGATATCTAAGTGAGAAGTTGGTTCATCCAGAAGGATAACTTCGCTTCCCTGTGCTAGAGCTCTCGCTATGAGTACGAGTTGATACTCACCTCCGCTTAGGTTTGTCACAAACTCTTTTCTCCTCTCCCACATCCCGATTTTCTCTAGAGCATCTCTAACGTCA encodes the following:
- a CDS encoding ABC transporter ATP-binding protein encodes the protein MLEVKITFSYGRREVLKDVEFSTQKERLLTVIGPNGAGKSTLLKCMVGILNPRGYVKLDNVNLLELKPKDRAKFITYVPQSSVPEFAFTIEEFVEMGAYATKGDVRDALEKIGMWERRKEFVTNLSGGEYQLVLIARALAQGSEVILLDEPTSHLDINHALLIMDLLEELKREKIVVAVMHDLNLALQYSDEIILLNEGKVEWKGNVKELNPEILEKVYRVKAKIIEIEGKPVVLAEV